In Desulfobotulus mexicanus, the following are encoded in one genomic region:
- a CDS encoding DotU family type IV/VI secretion system protein, protein MNKSLWAEIYKVFRTRDRVFSPFRASVGEGGESFASEKENDPERSGLYTRIREPGPDDLVQARSVIREALENLREALSRELMERDVYYILFPIVAHLDEGVQTRYMDPAISGGWPPLQRELFDTDAAGVVFYETLEDLLLKPQTLPAIFEVYYFCLSDGFNGRMVNNPAKRQEFMERLTNRIPVPEMSGLSHVWERELTPVAEDRISPFLLYGGSLSCLILFYFILSYLGSYWMEMNF, encoded by the coding sequence ATGAATAAAAGTTTATGGGCTGAAATATATAAGGTTTTCAGGACAAGGGACAGGGTTTTTTCTCCATTCAGGGCCTCTGTGGGGGAAGGGGGAGAGAGCTTTGCTTCAGAAAAGGAAAACGATCCTGAAAGGTCAGGACTTTATACCCGTATCCGGGAACCCGGTCCCGATGATCTTGTGCAGGCAAGGTCTGTAATCCGTGAAGCCCTTGAAAATTTGAGGGAGGCCCTTTCCAGGGAGCTTATGGAAAGGGATGTGTATTATATCCTTTTTCCCATTGTGGCCCATCTCGATGAAGGGGTTCAGACCCGCTACATGGATCCTGCCATATCCGGAGGCTGGCCGCCTCTGCAGAGGGAGCTTTTTGATACGGATGCGGCGGGTGTGGTTTTCTACGAGACCCTGGAGGATCTTTTGCTGAAACCCCAGACCCTGCCTGCGATTTTTGAGGTGTATTATTTCTGTCTGAGTGATGGCTTCAATGGCCGTATGGTGAACAATCCGGCAAAAAGACAGGAGTTTATGGAAAGGCTTACCAACCGTATTCCTGTGCCGGAGATGTCTGGATTGTCACATGTCTGGGAAAGGGAGCTGACTCCGGTTGCAGAAGACAGGATTTCCCCCTTTTTGCTTTATGGGGGGTCTCTTTCCTGTCTGATTCTTTTTTATTTTATCCTGAGTTATCTGGGCTCTTACTGGATGGAGATGAATTTTTAA